One Clupea harengus chromosome 3, Ch_v2.0.2, whole genome shotgun sequence DNA window includes the following coding sequences:
- the dnajb9a gene encoding dnaJ homolog subfamily B member 9a: MATAQSTVMFAVCILMITELILARKDYYDILGVSKDATERQIKKAFHKLAMKLHPDKNKSPDAEAKFREIAEAYETLSDEKRRQEYDQMGHSPFFNEATGGGGRGDGGGGGQHFHHTFDFEDTFRDFDRNAQNRHAQHRRHFEDHLRAHQQAHQQAHQQAHQQAQGRHKRHFQGGFGAGLFDDMFDDMEKMFTFDRQSKQTESQFQGTTKQQCRTVTQRRGNMVTTYTDCSGS, translated from the exons ATGGCCACAGCACAATCAACAGTGATGTTTGCAGTGTGCATCTTAATGATAACAGAGCTTATCCTGGCCAGAAAAGACTACTATGACATCCTTGGTGTATCCAAAGACGCCACTGAACGTCAGATAAAGAAGGCATTTCACAAGTTGGCTATGAAGCTCCACCCTGACAAGAACAAAAGCCCTGACGCTGAAGCAAAGTTCAGGGAAATTGCTGAGG CCTATGAAACACTTTCtgatgagaagaggagacaagagTATGACCAGATGGGACATAGTCCTTTCTTCAATGAAGCTACTGGAGGAGGGGGGCGTggggacggaggaggaggaggacagcacTTCCATCACACTTTTGACTTTGAAGACACGTTCCGAGACTTTGACCGGAATGCCCAGAACCGGCATGCCCAGCACAGGCGACACTTTGAGGACCACCTGCGGGCCCATCAGCAGGCCCACCAGCAGGCTCACCAGCAGGCACACCAGCAGGCACAGGGACGCCACAAGCGGCACTTTCAGGGCGGTTTCGGGGCTGGCCTCTTCGATGACATGTTCGACGACATGGAGAAGATGTTCACCTTCGACAGACAGTCCAAGCAAACTGAGAGTCAGTTCCAGGGCACAACCAAACAACAGTGCAGGACAGTAACGCAGCGCAGAGGGAACATGGTGACCACTTACACAGACTGCAGTGGGTCCTGA